Proteins from a genomic interval of Scophthalmus maximus strain ysfricsl-2021 chromosome 22, ASM2237912v1, whole genome shotgun sequence:
- the rfx5 gene encoding DNA-binding protein RFX5 isoform X1: protein MSEDQQHQRADAPRRSEGSLEAVEGDTEPSMLLQKLKNNISKSVQTKVDQILQDVQRFSDNDKLYLYLQLPSGPGAADKSVGDSSLFNTADQLHTCNWIRSHLEEHSDTCLPKQDVYETYRRHCDNLQHRPLSAANFGKIIRDIFPNIKARRLGGRGQSKYCYSGIRRKTVLNMPLLPNLDLKSDPAELTELVQTYKQEVTEAACELICDWAQKILKRSFDTVVEIARYLIQEHIVNPRCSQAELVTSATLAGGPAKPHKVMKKVAVPSRVEADPADQKKEPGDSLKVPPGDKSAATVAAKPSSLDAPPPPSSSSSSSLRPAVEAFMKQLPRILPRSSIPDKTQLSVRSSPPSLAPKDASGVGGASGPGGPAAAVAASGGGVKVIAMATLPQQQGGPVPVMILPQGCLSYEREKVAPPPAPPPAQQQHAAAAPTSVVQKARGNIKRPLELLTSGGAAGVSAGSANAPPVKRKRGRPRKPRPEDALPAPPLPPQAPPPAPPCHPPIITSLTGGVIQKASSSSSSSSQPVLELVLSQLPAVSEQRGMVVQCQPGGAVERDRHARPLLLLQTSGNPSWELAAAAGRTPMVEVIQKAPRPNNNNNNSATAPPAAHLHLPPPPPPPRPTLQEERHVNLPTPPSPSSSTVVKSEEDAGPEISSTSSKREGH, encoded by the exons ATGTCGGAGGACCAGCAGCACCAGCGGGCCGACGCCCCCCGGCGGTCGGAGGGCAGTCTGGAGGCAGTGGAGGGTGACACGGAGCCCAGCATGCTGCTGCAGAAACTGAAGAACAACATCTC GAAGAGTGTTCAGACCAAAGTGGACCAGATCCTG CAAGACGTCCAACGTTTCTCCGACAATGACAAGCTGTACCTGTACCTCCAGCTGCCCTCGGGACCCGGCGCCGCAGACAAGAG tgtcGGTGACTCCAGCTTGTTCAACACAGCTGATCAGCTTCACACCTGCAACTGGATCCGCAGTCACCTGGAGGAACATTCTGACACATGCCTGCCCAAACAGGACGTGTACGAGACGtacag gAGACACTGTGACAACCTGCAGCATCGTCCTCTGAGCGCTGCCAACTTTGGGAAGATCATCAGAGACATCTTCCCCAACATCAAGGCTCGACGTCTGGGCGGCAGAGGACAGTCCAA GTACTGTTACAGCGGAATCAGGAGGAAGACGGTTCTCAACATGCCTCTGCTGCCAAACCTGGACCTGAAGAGTGAcccg GCGGAGCTGACGGAGCTGGTCCAGACgtacaaacaggaagtgacggaGGCAGCGTGCGAGCTGATCTGTGATTGGGCGCAGAAGATCCTGAAGCGCTCGTTCGACACAGTGGTGGAGATCGCTCGCTACTTGATCCAGGAGCACATCGTCAACCCTCGCTGCTCACAGGCTGAGCTCGTCACGTCAGCCACACTCGCAG GAGGTCCGGCCAAACCCCACAAGGTAATGAAGAAGGTCGCGGTCCCGTCCCGAGTGGAGGCCGACCCTGCAGATCAGAAG AAGGAACCCGGAGACTCGCTGAAGGTTCCACCCGGAGACAAGTCGGCTGCCACTGTCGCCGCCAAGCCTTCCTCCCTGGAcgctccgccccctccctcctcgtcctcctcctcctccctgcgtCCTGCG GTGGAGGCCTTCATGAAGCAGTTACCCAGGATCCTCCCTCGCAGCTCCATCCCCGATAAGACCCAGCTCTCCGTCCGCTCCTCTCCGCCCTCGCTAGCGCCTAAAGACGCCTCAGGAGTCGGGGGGGCTTCTGGGCCTGGGGGTCCGGCCGCCGCCGTGGCTGCCAGCGGGGGTGGGGTGAAGGTCATTGCTATGGCGACGCTGCCCCAGCAGCAGGGCGGGCCCGTCCCGGTGATGATCTTGCCTCAGGGCTGCCTGTCCtacgagagagagaaggtggctCCGCCTCCAGCGCCGCCtcctgctcagcagcagcacgccGCTGCAGCCCCAACCTCCGTGGTCCAGAAGGCGCGAGGGAACATCAAGCGCCCCCTGGAGTTGTTGACATCAGGCGGGGCAGCGGGTGTGTCGGCTGGCTCCGCCAATGCTCCTCCGGTGAAACGGAAACGTGGACGACCAAGAAAACCTCGGCCGGAGGATGCCCTGCCtgctcctccccttcctcctcaggCCCCGCCTCCTGCCCCTCCCTGCCACCCCCCCATCATCACCTCCCTGACTGGCGGCGTCATCCAGaaagcctcttcctcctcgtcctcctcctcgcagccGGTGCTGGAGCTGGTTCTGAGTCAGCTGCCCGCGGTGTCGGAGCAACGCGGCATGGTGGTGCAGTGTCAGCCGGGCGGAGCGGTGGAGCGGGACCGCCACGCCCggccgctgctcctcctccagacatCAGGGAACCCAAGCTGGGAGTTGGCCGCAGCGGCGGGACGGACCCCCATGGTGGAGGTGATCCAGAAAGCTCCGAgaccgaacaacaacaacaacaacagcgccACTGCTCCGCCCGCAGcccacctccacctgcctcccccccctcctcccccccgacCCACGCTGCAGGAGGAGCGTCATGTCAACCtgccaacccccccctccccctcctcctccactgtggtGAAGAGCGAGGAGGATGCAGGGCCAGAGATCAGCAGCACCTCCtcaaagagagagggacactag
- the rfx5 gene encoding DNA-binding protein RFX5 isoform X2, which produces MSEDQQHQRADAPRRSEGSLEAVEGDTEPSMLLQKLKNNISKSVQTKVDQILQDVQRFSDNDKLYLYLQLPSGPGAADKSVGDSSLFNTADQLHTCNWIRSHLEEHSDTCLPKQDVYETYRRHCDNLQHRPLSAANFGKIIRDIFPNIKARRLGGRGQSKYCYSGIRRKTVLNMPLLPNLDLKSDPAELTELVQTYKQEVTEAACELICDWAQKILKRSFDTVVEIARYLIQEHIVNPRCSQAELVTSATLAGGPAKPHKKEPGDSLKVPPGDKSAATVAAKPSSLDAPPPPSSSSSSSLRPAVEAFMKQLPRILPRSSIPDKTQLSVRSSPPSLAPKDASGVGGASGPGGPAAAVAASGGGVKVIAMATLPQQQGGPVPVMILPQGCLSYEREKVAPPPAPPPAQQQHAAAAPTSVVQKARGNIKRPLELLTSGGAAGVSAGSANAPPVKRKRGRPRKPRPEDALPAPPLPPQAPPPAPPCHPPIITSLTGGVIQKASSSSSSSSQPVLELVLSQLPAVSEQRGMVVQCQPGGAVERDRHARPLLLLQTSGNPSWELAAAAGRTPMVEVIQKAPRPNNNNNNSATAPPAAHLHLPPPPPPPRPTLQEERHVNLPTPPSPSSSTVVKSEEDAGPEISSTSSKREGH; this is translated from the exons ATGTCGGAGGACCAGCAGCACCAGCGGGCCGACGCCCCCCGGCGGTCGGAGGGCAGTCTGGAGGCAGTGGAGGGTGACACGGAGCCCAGCATGCTGCTGCAGAAACTGAAGAACAACATCTC GAAGAGTGTTCAGACCAAAGTGGACCAGATCCTG CAAGACGTCCAACGTTTCTCCGACAATGACAAGCTGTACCTGTACCTCCAGCTGCCCTCGGGACCCGGCGCCGCAGACAAGAG tgtcGGTGACTCCAGCTTGTTCAACACAGCTGATCAGCTTCACACCTGCAACTGGATCCGCAGTCACCTGGAGGAACATTCTGACACATGCCTGCCCAAACAGGACGTGTACGAGACGtacag gAGACACTGTGACAACCTGCAGCATCGTCCTCTGAGCGCTGCCAACTTTGGGAAGATCATCAGAGACATCTTCCCCAACATCAAGGCTCGACGTCTGGGCGGCAGAGGACAGTCCAA GTACTGTTACAGCGGAATCAGGAGGAAGACGGTTCTCAACATGCCTCTGCTGCCAAACCTGGACCTGAAGAGTGAcccg GCGGAGCTGACGGAGCTGGTCCAGACgtacaaacaggaagtgacggaGGCAGCGTGCGAGCTGATCTGTGATTGGGCGCAGAAGATCCTGAAGCGCTCGTTCGACACAGTGGTGGAGATCGCTCGCTACTTGATCCAGGAGCACATCGTCAACCCTCGCTGCTCACAGGCTGAGCTCGTCACGTCAGCCACACTCGCAG GAGGTCCGGCCAAACCCCACAAG AAGGAACCCGGAGACTCGCTGAAGGTTCCACCCGGAGACAAGTCGGCTGCCACTGTCGCCGCCAAGCCTTCCTCCCTGGAcgctccgccccctccctcctcgtcctcctcctcctccctgcgtCCTGCG GTGGAGGCCTTCATGAAGCAGTTACCCAGGATCCTCCCTCGCAGCTCCATCCCCGATAAGACCCAGCTCTCCGTCCGCTCCTCTCCGCCCTCGCTAGCGCCTAAAGACGCCTCAGGAGTCGGGGGGGCTTCTGGGCCTGGGGGTCCGGCCGCCGCCGTGGCTGCCAGCGGGGGTGGGGTGAAGGTCATTGCTATGGCGACGCTGCCCCAGCAGCAGGGCGGGCCCGTCCCGGTGATGATCTTGCCTCAGGGCTGCCTGTCCtacgagagagagaaggtggctCCGCCTCCAGCGCCGCCtcctgctcagcagcagcacgccGCTGCAGCCCCAACCTCCGTGGTCCAGAAGGCGCGAGGGAACATCAAGCGCCCCCTGGAGTTGTTGACATCAGGCGGGGCAGCGGGTGTGTCGGCTGGCTCCGCCAATGCTCCTCCGGTGAAACGGAAACGTGGACGACCAAGAAAACCTCGGCCGGAGGATGCCCTGCCtgctcctccccttcctcctcaggCCCCGCCTCCTGCCCCTCCCTGCCACCCCCCCATCATCACCTCCCTGACTGGCGGCGTCATCCAGaaagcctcttcctcctcgtcctcctcctcgcagccGGTGCTGGAGCTGGTTCTGAGTCAGCTGCCCGCGGTGTCGGAGCAACGCGGCATGGTGGTGCAGTGTCAGCCGGGCGGAGCGGTGGAGCGGGACCGCCACGCCCggccgctgctcctcctccagacatCAGGGAACCCAAGCTGGGAGTTGGCCGCAGCGGCGGGACGGACCCCCATGGTGGAGGTGATCCAGAAAGCTCCGAgaccgaacaacaacaacaacaacagcgccACTGCTCCGCCCGCAGcccacctccacctgcctcccccccctcctcccccccgacCCACGCTGCAGGAGGAGCGTCATGTCAACCtgccaacccccccctccccctcctcctccactgtggtGAAGAGCGAGGAGGATGCAGGGCCAGAGATCAGCAGCACCTCCtcaaagagagagggacactag